One genomic window of Tepidibacillus fermentans includes the following:
- a CDS encoding sigma factor G inhibitor Gin, whose amino-acid sequence MKSIEHICVMCGHKEKEGIFIQGGFICDDCEEDIVHTEVEDEKYHYFVQQLKQLWLKNA is encoded by the coding sequence ATGAAATCGATTGAACATATCTGTGTGATGTGTGGTCATAAAGAGAAAGAGGGGATCTTCATTCAGGGTGGTTTTATTTGTGATGATTGTGAGGAAGATATTGTCCATACGGAAGTAGAAGATGAGAAGTATCACTATTTTGTTCAACAACTAAAACAACTTTGGTTAAAAAACGCGTAA
- a CDS encoding aminotransferase class I/II-fold pyridoxal phosphate-dependent enzyme → MKKQNTYLFEQLQLHHQKRPISFHVPGHKMGKGFDPLGREFFQDILQIDLTEVSGLDDLHQPESVILDSEKRAARVFKAKATFFLVNGSTAGNLAMILATCKPGDKIIVQRNVHKSVIHGLILAKTIPIYVQPEYIPSLGIWGSVSLETIEKALMDHPEAKAVLLTNPNYYGIGVDLTEIARLVHRYRIPLLIDEAHGAHFGFHKSFPKSSIQMGADLVVQSTHKTLSAMTMGSMLHVNYDSLIDIERLKFFLSVVQTSSPSYPIMASLDLTCRLIEEKGESLWDPVLEWLQWFDEKASTLDGIQVQHLIPSQYFTDPLKRTIQSQIPKVSGFDLQRQLEESNIFTELADRWNTLAIMTYGNTLGDIKALYHSLSIIDQLYQEDLLKEGKSIPSMEFNFHQIDQEQTSTISLDQVIYGRKKVVPLKASVGMIAAEMVIPYPPGIPLIQLGERITKGMVSYLLELKEMGSKFQGVVDPTISTINVVDVS, encoded by the coding sequence ATGAAGAAGCAAAATACGTACCTCTTTGAACAATTACAATTGCATCATCAGAAACGACCTATTTCCTTTCATGTACCTGGCCATAAGATGGGAAAGGGGTTTGACCCTTTAGGAAGGGAATTCTTTCAAGATATTCTCCAAATTGATCTAACAGAGGTCTCAGGGCTTGATGATCTACATCAACCGGAGAGTGTGATCTTAGATTCTGAAAAAAGAGCAGCGAGAGTGTTTAAGGCAAAAGCAACCTTTTTCCTTGTGAATGGAAGTACTGCTGGAAATTTAGCAATGATCCTTGCTACTTGTAAACCAGGGGACAAAATTATTGTTCAAAGAAATGTACATAAATCGGTCATTCATGGGTTGATTTTGGCAAAAACGATCCCTATTTACGTTCAACCAGAATATATTCCCTCTTTAGGGATTTGGGGGAGTGTCAGCCTTGAGACCATCGAAAAGGCATTAATGGATCATCCAGAGGCGAAAGCAGTCTTATTAACGAATCCCAATTATTATGGGATTGGTGTCGATTTAACGGAAATCGCCCGATTGGTACATCGTTACCGAATTCCTTTACTCATTGATGAAGCTCATGGTGCCCATTTTGGATTTCATAAGTCTTTTCCAAAGTCTTCTATTCAAATGGGAGCCGATCTCGTAGTACAATCTACTCATAAAACATTATCTGCAATGACAATGGGTTCAATGCTCCATGTTAATTATGATTCATTGATTGATATCGAACGTCTCAAATTCTTTCTATCAGTCGTTCAAACATCTAGCCCATCTTATCCTATAATGGCTTCGTTGGACTTAACTTGTCGTCTCATTGAAGAAAAAGGAGAATCGCTTTGGGATCCTGTTCTAGAGTGGCTTCAGTGGTTTGACGAAAAGGCTTCAACATTAGATGGAATTCAGGTACAACATTTGATCCCAAGTCAATATTTTACTGATCCATTAAAAAGAACGATTCAAAGTCAGATTCCGAAAGTATCCGGTTTTGATCTACAAAGACAATTAGAAGAAAGCAATATCTTTACTGAACTAGCAGATCGATGGAATACTTTAGCGATTATGACTTATGGTAATACACTTGGGGATATAAAAGCTTTGTATCATTCATTATCCATCATCGATCAGCTTTATCAAGAAGATTTGTTGAAAGAAGGAAAAAGCATTCCATCTATGGAATTTAACTTTCATCAGATTGATCAAGAGCAAACAAGTACGATATCCTTGGATCAAGTGATATATGGGAGGAAAAAGGTTGTACCGCTGAAAGCCTCAGTGGGAATGATTGCTGCAGAAATGGTGATCCCTTATCCACCTGGGATACCGTTGATTCAATTAGGGGAGAGAATCACAAAGGGAATGGTATCTTACCTTTTGGAATTAAAAGAAATGGGTTCAAAGTTCCAGGGTGTAGTAGATCCAACCATTTCTACGATAAATGTGGTTGACGTATCGTGA